One genomic window of Solea solea chromosome 12, fSolSol10.1, whole genome shotgun sequence includes the following:
- the LOC131470194 gene encoding RNA polymerase II elongation factor ELL, with amino-acid sequence MAALTQEHRYGLSCGQINKNAPNQTLYHVKLTDTAIRTLEAHQNLKASLSSQPAICFKGSQGYIKIPAPTPESPDGLRVFSFYLSSDSKDKPQSSFDCIHQYVSGEGRDHLEGQGSIQDKITVCATDDSYQTTRERMSQVEKDIWSRSAIEIKPGPSKCVKVQRKQGLVSGSDCSSKHSPNNKRSLIPSPVAHRPLRDRIIHLLALKPYRKPELLLWLERERASPKDKTDLTSVLDEVAKLNLKDHSYSLKDELYRHVQRDWPGYLEEEKQLIHRLLIRKLQPVHSSQLKSPQSNNSFHKTPGDSPSQLSPAKNLSVKRPLPSDTSSCQTPKKQRLLDQQQSPSPGDYGTNGARSASSHGNSRIPVKLEFDKTSSRLHGSPNGLYSPHKVSVPSAVPKLQRTEPAPTAPSPKPPLSDASICTNQQLNNGQHKKKKSKKHKDKERERLKLDWIETSPDLKQKQENLKDHEGEKTPVNGTPAEELPDYLIKYSTVTALDQRQQYKDDFCAEYDEYRVLHDRIGAITEMFVQLGSKINTLSPGTQEYKLMEEQILQKYRKYKKKFPGYREEKKRCEYLHQKLSHIKGLITDYDRAQGLLS; translated from the exons GCATCGCTATCGAGTCAGCCAGCGATTTGCTTCAAGGGGAGCCAGGGG tATATAAAGATCCCAGCACCGACCCCAGAGTCTCCCGATGGATTGAGAGTCTTCTCCTTCTACCTGTCCAGCGACAGCAAAGACAAGCCTCAGTCCAGCTTTGACTGCATTCACCAGTATGTCTCGGG GGAGGGCAGGGATCACCTGGAGGGCCAGGGCAGCATTCAGGACAAGATCACGGTGTGTGCCACAGACGACTCCTACCAGACAACCAGGGAGCGCATGTCTCAGGTGGAGAAGGACATCTGGAGCCGCTCAGCAATTGAGATCAAACCGGGCCCAA GTAAGTGTGTGAAGGTCCAGAGGAAGCAGGGTCTAGTATCGGGCTCAGATTGCAGCAGCAAACACTCGCCCAACAACAAGAGGAGCCTGATTCCCAGCCCTGTTGCGCACCGGCCCCTGAGGGACCGCATCATTCATCTCCTGGCCTTAAAGCCCTACAGGAAACCTGAGCTGCTACTGTGGTTGGAGAGGGAGCGGGCCAGTCCAAAGGACAAGACTGACCTGACCTCCGTTCTAGATGAG GTTGCCAAACTGAACCTGAAAGACCACAGCTACTCTCTGAAGGATGAGCTGTACAGACACGTTCAGAGAGACTGGCCTGGATAtctagaagaagaaaagcagctCATCCATAGGCTCCTGATcag GAAACTCCAGCCAGTCCACAGTAGCCAGTTGAAGAGTCCTCAGTCCAACAATTCATTCCACAAAACACCTGGGGACTCTCCTTCACAACTCAGCCCTGCCAAGAATCTCTCTGTG aaACGGCCATTACCCTCGGACACATCCAGCTGTcaaacccccaaaaaacaaagactATTAGACCAGCAGCAGTCGCCCTCTCCTGGAGACTACGGCACCAACGGTGCTCGTAGCGCCTCCAGTCACGGAAACTCTCGTATCCCGGTCAAACTGGAGTTTGACAAAACCAGCAGTCGTCTCCACGGGAGCCCGAACGGCCTGTACTCGCCGCACAAAGTCAGCGTACCGTCCGCTGTCCCCAAACTGCAGAGGACAGAGCCCGCGCCGACCGCCCCCAGCCCCAAGCCCCCACTCAGCGACGCCTCCATTTGCACAAACCAACAGCTCAACAATGGCCAGCATAAAAAGAAGAAGTCCAAAaagcacaaagacaaagaacGCGAGCGCTTAAAACTGGACTGGATCGAGACCAGTCCAGACCTGAAGCAGAAACAAGAAAACCTCAAAG ACCAcgagggagagaaaacacctgTCAACGGAACGCCAGCGGAGGAACTGCCCGATTATTTAAT aaAATACAGCACCGTAACAGCACTGGACCAGCGTCAACAGTACAAGGACGACTTCTGTGCAGAGTACGACGAATACAGAGTTCTTCATGACCGGATTGGGGCAATCACGGAGATGTTTGTTCAGTTGGGATCAAAGATCAACACTCTCTCCCCGGGAACACAAGAGTACAAG CTCATGGAGGAACAAATACTACAGAAGTACCGAAAGTATAAAAAA AAATTCCCCGGCTACCGGGAAGAGAAGAAGCGCTGCGAGTACCTCCATCAGAAATTGTCGCATATCAAAGGCCTGATCACGGATTACGACCGCGCACAGGGGTTGTTGTCGTAG